A single Venturia canescens isolate UGA chromosome 1, ASM1945775v1, whole genome shotgun sequence DNA region contains:
- the LOC122410712 gene encoding uncharacterized protein isoform X2 produces the protein MTKKIPETAVEMTRKMLTKGENKKVEHETEEREIELRKLQEIAQLSSIYYRDLQNFERNPRLSHLVHVVMNVVQFICILHIEIFHHVHGAINERMKEADPNRPDLPEGRNPVFFVYPISMTISLTLAIFWLVRRTFWLLIQMHKKERRSRQGGVEGDDTCNDYTAAVAAREGKPETSNDDFNDIPPWDLQKKKWSDADETNFETEPAILYCFIVDCCRYIRDRDSRKPIHEFQVVHVK, from the exons atgacgaaaaaaattccggaAACTGCCGTGGAAATGACAAGAAAAATGCTAACaaaaggagaaaataaaaaagtggagCATGAAACGGAGGAGAGAGAAATCGAGCTTCGCAAGCTTCAGGAAATTGCTCAACTCAGCAGTATTTACTACCgtgatttgcaaaattttgagagaaatCCACGCCTTTCGCACCTCGTTCACGTGGTTATGAACGTCGTTCAATTC ATCTGTATCCTCcacattgaaatatttcatcatgttCATGGCGCGATCAACGAGAGAATGAAGGAGGCAGATCCGAATAGACCGGATCTTCCGGAAGGGAGAAATCCCGTTTTTTTCGTCTACCCAATCAGCATGACGATCAGTCTGACTCTGGCCATTTTTTGGTTAGTGCGTCGTACTTTTTGGCTGTTGATCCAAATG CATAAAAAAGAGAGGAGGAGCCGGCAAGGTGGAGTCGAGGGAGACGATACTTGTAACGATTACACGGCGGCGGTGGCGGCGAGGGAAGGAAAACCCGAAACTTCTAACGACGACTTTAACGATATTCCGCCGTGGgatttgcagaaaaaaaaatggtcggaTGCCGATGAAACG AATTTCGAAACTGAGCCAGCAATTCTTTATTGCTTCATCGTGGATTGTTGCCGATACATCAGAGATCGAGATTCGCGTAAACCGATTCATGAATTCCAAGTCGTTCACGTCAAATGA
- the LOC122410721 gene encoding SRR1-like protein, whose translation MSDVDEYKVVTRRRKSNRFFRGVHRLTVASKEERIEDPDIDLERVRRGILAAVNFIEESNYKDILFQGLDEALRLIKAPDLPDIICYGLGNFSQSRAPKFQLAAVLAIKSRYRSIVYAYDPLFFKPELEILKELGIQTIDTNEEAKRTIEDRTSLVYMPHCPYQLTNNFIYANWAAKNLLNCLVLSNSFGELVDSVFSKNIEHSTNYIDRISPYTTEIKLKNNFEYEEVFNGSSIHIFSQENIDKVPTEFWDCRKAPIYQDENCEFVRSSNLSVNLQS comes from the exons ATGTCGGATGTCGATGAGTATAAAGTTGTAACTCGTCGGAGGAAATCCAATAGGTTTTTTCGGGGAGTTCATCGATTGACGGTAGCTTCAAAAGAAGAACGAATTGAAGATCCTGATATAGACTTGGAACGCGTTAGACG GGGAATTTTAGCAGCTGTAAACTTCATAGAGGAATCCAACTACAAGGATATCCTGTTCCAAGGTCTGGACGAAGCTTTGAGACTTATAAAAGCTCCAGATTTACCGgatattatatgttacggtttgggaaatttctcacaGTCCAGAGCACCGAAATTTCAATTAGCTGCTGTTTTAGCAATTAAATCACGTTATCGAAGCATAGTTTATGCGTACGatccactttttttcaagcCTGAGCTCGAGATTCTCAAAGAATTGGGAATACAAACAATTGATACCAACGAGGAAGCAAAACGTACCATTGAAGATAGAACAAGCCTTGTTTACATGCCGCATTGTCCATATCAACTgacaaataatttcatttatgCCAACTGGGCTGCCAAGAATTTGCTAAATTGTCTTGTTCTCTCAAACAGTTTTGGAGAGCTTGTCGATTCAgtattttctaaaaatattgaacattCTACAAATTATATTGACAGAATAAGCCCCTACACaactgaaataaaattaaaaaacaactttGAATACGAGGAAGTTTTCAACGGAAGTTCCATACACATTTTTAGTCAAGAAAATATTGACAAAGTTCCAACAGAATTTTGGGATTGCAGAAAGGCTCCGATTTATCAAGacgaaaattgtgaatttgtaAGGAGCTCCAATTTATCAGTGAACCTTCAATCTTGa
- the LOC122410705 gene encoding short/branched chain specific acyl-CoA dehydrogenase, mitochondrial: MNSLRSKIGKISRKMIINANRELHVSTAGLQAHNPRPLTQFTDDETMMKETVAKLAKEQIAPLVKKMEKEGKIDDTVLKMLFDNGLMGTEIPADYGGTGSNFMTTILVVEEIAKVDGAVAALVDIHNTLVNSFIIKIGNEEQKAKFLPKLAGNYAGSFCLTEPGAGSDAFSLKTVAKKDGSDYVINGTKMWISNSDIAGVFLVFANANPSAGYRGISTFFVERDTPGLTVAKPEDKLGIKASGTCMVNFDNVRVPESNLLGEFGHGYKYAAGFLNEGRVGIGAQMIGMAQGALDATIPYTLERKQFGKDIFSFQSMQHQIAQVVTDLECARLLVYNAARMVEAKQDFLQAAAMAKLVASETALKVTAKCIDFMGGVGFTTDFPQEKFFRDCKIGTIYEGTSNMQLSTIAKCIRKEYSP, translated from the exons ATGAATTCGTTGAGGTCGAAAATTGGCAAG ATTTCACGTAAAATGATAATTAATGCGAATAGAGAGCTGCACGTTTCGACGGCCGGATTGCAAGCTCACAACCCTAGACCTTTGACCCAATTCACCGACGACGAGACCATGATGAAGGAAACTG TGGCGAAACTGGCAAAGGAACAAATAGCACCACTggttaaaaaaatggagaaagaaggaaaaatcgaCGATACCGTACTGAAAATGCTATTCGACAATGGG TTAATGGGGACCGAAATTCCCGCAGATTATGGCGGTACGGGCAGTAATTTCATGACGACAATTTTGGTAGTCGAAGAAATAGCGAAAGTCGATGGTGCGGTCGCTGCCCTCGTCGACATTCACAACACCCTCGTTAATTCGTTCATCATAAAAATAGGAAATGAGGAACAGAAAGCGAAGTTTTTACCAAAACTTGCTGGAAATTAT GCCGGAAGTTTTTGCCTAACCGAACCAGGCGCGGGCTCGGAtgctttttcgttgaaaactgTAGCGAAAAAAGACGGCTCGGATTATGTGATAAACGGGACTAAAATGTGGATTTCGAATTCTGATATCGCTGGCGTATTTTTAGTGTTCGCCAACGCAAATCCATCGGCG GGTTATCGAGggatttcaacatttttcgttgaaagGGACACACCAGGACTGACCGTGGCCAAACCTGAAGACAAACTAGGAATTAAGGCATCTGGAACATGCATGGTTAATTTTGATAATGTTAGG GTTCCAGAGTCTAATCTACTCGGAGAATTTGGTCACGGATATAAATATGCAGCTGGATTTTTGAACGAAGGAAGAGTCGGCATAGGCGCACAAATGATTGGAATGGCCCAGGGTGCTCTTGACGCAACCATTCCTTATACTCTGGAGCGCAAACAATTTggaaaagacattttttctttccag TCCATGCAACATCAAATTGCTCAAGTTGTCACTGACCTCGAATGCGCaagattgcttgtttacaatGCAGCTAGGATGGTTGAGGCAAAGCAGGACTTTTTGCAAGCTGCTGCAATGGCAAAACTTGTTGCATCGg AAACGGCTCTCAAGGTAACAGCAAAATGCATAGACTTCATGGGAGGAGTCGGGTTTACAACAGATTTTCCCcaggagaaatttttccgagACTGCAAAATTGGAACGATTTATGAAGGAACGAGTAACATGCAATTGTCAACGATAGCCAAATGTATTAGGAAGGAGTACTCGCCGTGA
- the LOC122410712 gene encoding uncharacterized protein isoform X1: MTKKIPETAVEMTRKMLTKGENKKVEHETEEREIELRKLQEIAQLSSIYYRDLQNFERNPRLSHLVHVVMNVVQFICILHIEIFHHVHGAINERMKEADPNRPDLPEGRNPVFFVYPISMTISLTLAIFWLVRRTFWLLIQMTLAGCAAGIIMMLLAGIVEMRHAEIYINLEKITDSELKNHPVFLHNFSMCIISIIAMLFYLVHFWITFDCWRWHKKERRSRQGGVEGDDTCNDYTAAVAAREGKPETSNDDFNDIPPWDLQKKKWSDADETNFETEPAILYCFIVDCCRYIRDRDSRKPIHEFQVVHVK, from the exons atgacgaaaaaaattccggaAACTGCCGTGGAAATGACAAGAAAAATGCTAACaaaaggagaaaataaaaaagtggagCATGAAACGGAGGAGAGAGAAATCGAGCTTCGCAAGCTTCAGGAAATTGCTCAACTCAGCAGTATTTACTACCgtgatttgcaaaattttgagagaaatCCACGCCTTTCGCACCTCGTTCACGTGGTTATGAACGTCGTTCAATTC ATCTGTATCCTCcacattgaaatatttcatcatgttCATGGCGCGATCAACGAGAGAATGAAGGAGGCAGATCCGAATAGACCGGATCTTCCGGAAGGGAGAAATCCCGTTTTTTTCGTCTACCCAATCAGCATGACGATCAGTCTGACTCTGGCCATTTTTTGGTTAGTGCGTCGTACTTTTTGGCTGTTGATCCAAATG ACGCTTGCTGGCTGTGCCGCCGGAATTATTATGATGCTTTTAGCTGGGATCGTTGAAATGAGACACGCAGAAATATacataaatcttgaaaagatAACGGATTCTGAGCTAAAGAACCATCCGGTATTCCTGCACAATTTTTCCATGTGCATCATCTCGATTATCGCCATGCTTTTTTATCTTGTACACTTTTGGATAACTTTTGATTGTTGGCGATGG CATAAAAAAGAGAGGAGGAGCCGGCAAGGTGGAGTCGAGGGAGACGATACTTGTAACGATTACACGGCGGCGGTGGCGGCGAGGGAAGGAAAACCCGAAACTTCTAACGACGACTTTAACGATATTCCGCCGTGGgatttgcagaaaaaaaaatggtcggaTGCCGATGAAACG AATTTCGAAACTGAGCCAGCAATTCTTTATTGCTTCATCGTGGATTGTTGCCGATACATCAGAGATCGAGATTCGCGTAAACCGATTCATGAATTCCAAGTCGTTCACGTCAAATGA